A portion of the Sphingobacterium spiritivorum genome contains these proteins:
- a CDS encoding 2-isopropylmalate synthase, translating to MLHDPNHLYIFDTTLRDGEQVPGCQLTTPEKIEIAKDLEKLGVDVIEAGFPVSSPGDFQSVVELSKAVNDVIICALTRANKNDIDVAAEALKFAKRPRIHTGIGSSDLHIQYKFNSTREEILERAVSAVKHAKSYVEDVEFYAEDAGRADLEYLAKMVEAVIAAGATVVNIPDTNGYCLPDQYGAKIKFLKENVKNIDQAIISAHCHNDLGLATANSIAAVQNGARQVECTINGIGERAGNTSLEEVAMILKVHNQVFGGLTSNINSQMFTYISRKVSEMMNMPVQPNKAIVGRNAFAHSSGIHQDGFLKHRETYEIIRPEDVGLLEADIILTARSGRHALKHHLERLGYQLEKEELALTYQRFLVLADAKKDICDEDLVTLVTSKQG from the coding sequence ATGTTACACGATCCAAATCATTTATACATTTTCGATACGACTCTTCGCGATGGCGAACAGGTACCGGGATGTCAGTTAACGACACCTGAAAAGATTGAAATTGCCAAAGATTTGGAAAAACTAGGCGTCGATGTTATCGAAGCCGGTTTTCCAGTATCCAGTCCCGGTGATTTTCAATCCGTAGTCGAGTTGTCAAAAGCAGTAAACGATGTCATTATATGTGCACTGACCCGTGCCAATAAAAACGATATCGATGTGGCTGCTGAGGCGCTGAAATTTGCAAAAAGACCACGTATTCATACAGGTATCGGCTCATCAGATCTGCATATCCAATATAAATTCAACAGCACACGTGAAGAAATTCTGGAACGCGCGGTATCTGCAGTCAAACATGCCAAATCCTATGTGGAAGATGTAGAATTCTATGCGGAAGATGCAGGACGTGCAGACCTGGAATACTTAGCAAAAATGGTAGAAGCCGTGATTGCTGCAGGTGCTACTGTCGTCAATATACCGGATACAAACGGATATTGTCTGCCTGATCAGTATGGCGCGAAGATCAAATTCTTAAAAGAAAATGTAAAGAATATTGATCAGGCCATTATTTCTGCACATTGTCACAACGATTTAGGCCTCGCTACCGCCAATTCTATCGCTGCTGTACAAAACGGTGCCCGTCAGGTAGAATGTACCATCAACGGTATAGGTGAACGTGCCGGAAACACTTCTCTGGAAGAGGTAGCCATGATACTGAAAGTGCACAACCAGGTGTTTGGAGGGCTGACTTCCAACATTAATAGCCAGATGTTTACCTACATCAGCAGAAAGGTAAGTGAAATGATGAACATGCCTGTACAGCCGAATAAAGCTATCGTAGGACGTAATGCATTTGCACACAGTTCAGGTATTCACCAGGACGGTTTCCTTAAACACAGAGAAACATATGAGATTATCCGTCCGGAAGATGTAGGACTTTTAGAGGCCGACATTATCCTGACAGCTCGCTCAGGTCGTCACGCCTTGAAACACCACCTGGAACGCCTTGGCTATCAACTGGAAAAAGAAGAATTAGCACTTACTTACCAACGTTTTTTAGTGCTGGCTGATGCAAAAAAAGACATTTGTGATGAAGATTTAGTCACACTGGTCACTTCCAAGCAAGGTTAA
- the ilvA gene encoding threonine ammonia-lyase IlvA produces the protein MHNDGNLYNPSTLTFYFLLFTYTMSFDLSTLNINSEQTLEQIKDVVNRTPLQYNQHLSEKYQAEVYLKREDLQIVRSYKLRGAYNKIVSLSEDERNRGVVCASAGNHAQGVAFSCRKLNIKGVIFMPGPTPKQKISQTEMWGNGNVEIVLTGDTFDDCQKSALTYAEEHGMTFIPPFDDLKVIEGQGTVAVEVLQELPDLDVVFIPIGGGGLAAGVSHYLKGKNNAIKCFGVEPEGAPSMQAALSAGEPVELGQINKFVDGAAVKKIGATTFEIARQLLDDTRSIPEGKICTCILELYNKDAIVVEPAGALSVAALEFHKEEIKGKKVVCIISGGNNDIDRMSEIKELSLLYEGYKHYFIVRFPQRPGALKLFVSEVLGPKDDITRFEFIKKTERERGPALVGIELNKPEDYQSLIDRMKEYKFDVIEVNKDQTLFEYLV, from the coding sequence ATGCACAATGACGGTAATCTTTACAATCCGTCAACCTTGACTTTTTATTTTTTACTTTTCACCTATACAATGAGTTTCGATCTATCAACCCTAAACATAAACTCAGAACAGACGTTAGAACAGATAAAAGATGTGGTTAACAGAACCCCATTACAATACAATCAACATCTTTCTGAAAAATACCAAGCCGAAGTCTATTTAAAACGTGAAGATCTGCAGATCGTCCGTTCCTACAAATTACGTGGTGCTTACAATAAGATCGTCAGCCTTTCGGAAGACGAAAGAAACCGTGGTGTCGTATGTGCAAGCGCCGGCAATCATGCGCAGGGCGTTGCCTTCTCCTGTCGGAAACTCAATATTAAAGGCGTAATATTCATGCCCGGACCTACTCCGAAGCAGAAAATATCACAAACTGAAATGTGGGGAAATGGCAATGTAGAGATTGTATTAACTGGAGATACCTTTGATGATTGTCAAAAATCAGCATTGACCTATGCAGAAGAGCATGGCATGACCTTTATTCCGCCTTTTGATGATCTCAAAGTAATAGAGGGGCAAGGTACCGTAGCCGTAGAAGTACTTCAGGAGCTTCCTGATCTGGATGTTGTTTTTATTCCTATAGGTGGCGGAGGACTTGCAGCAGGTGTGAGTCACTACCTCAAAGGAAAGAACAATGCGATCAAATGCTTTGGGGTTGAGCCCGAAGGAGCTCCTTCTATGCAAGCCGCATTAAGCGCCGGAGAGCCGGTGGAACTAGGTCAGATCAACAAATTCGTTGATGGAGCCGCAGTCAAAAAAATTGGGGCGACAACATTCGAAATAGCCCGTCAGCTACTTGATGATACGCGTTCTATACCGGAAGGAAAAATCTGCACCTGTATACTTGAACTTTACAACAAAGACGCCATTGTAGTAGAGCCTGCAGGAGCCCTTTCCGTAGCAGCATTAGAATTTCATAAAGAAGAAATAAAAGGCAAAAAAGTAGTTTGCATTATCTCAGGAGGGAATAATGATATTGACAGGATGAGTGAAATTAAAGAACTTTCTCTGCTTTATGAAGGATATAAACACTACTTTATTGTCAGATTCCCGCAACGTCCGGGAGCACTGAAACTCTTTGTTTCCGAGGTTTTAGGTCCGAAAGATGACATTACACGTTTCGAATTTATTAAGAAAACAGAACGTGAAAGAGGGCCTGCTCTTGTAGGTATAGAACTCAACAAACCTGAAGATTATCAATCGCTTATTGACAGGATGAAAGAATATAAGTTTGATGTTATAGAAGTCAATAAAGACCAGACATTGTTCGAATATCTCGTTTGA
- a CDS encoding DUF2911 domain-containing protein, protein MKTQAILLFFVLLGATAFGQTDKSKRPSPPDSVRITTDDGVTIAVNYSRPSLKGRQIGVDVAPIGKVWRTGANEATTFEVNKDVSIEGQELPAGKYSLYSIPGEQQITLIFNKTWNQWGTKYEQSEDALRVDVTPTAADAAQEQFKISADKSGKVQLIWGEHAVPFTVKAVK, encoded by the coding sequence ATGAAAACACAAGCAATCTTATTATTCTTCGTATTACTGGGTGCTACAGCATTCGGGCAGACAGACAAGAGCAAACGTCCAAGTCCTCCGGACAGTGTCAGAATCACGACAGACGACGGCGTTACAATAGCTGTAAATTACAGTCGGCCTTCACTGAAAGGTCGTCAGATCGGTGTCGATGTGGCACCAATAGGCAAAGTATGGCGCACAGGAGCGAATGAAGCCACCACTTTTGAAGTCAATAAAGATGTATCCATAGAAGGTCAGGAACTCCCTGCCGGAAAATACAGCCTTTACAGCATTCCCGGAGAACAGCAGATCACATTGATCTTTAACAAAACCTGGAATCAGTGGGGTACTAAATATGAGCAGAGTGAAGATGCGCTCCGTGTAGATGTTACGCCTACCGCGGCAGATGCGGCACAGGAACAGTTTAAGATCAGCGCAGATAAATCCGGAAAAGTACAGTTAATCTGGGGCGAGCACGCCGTTCCGTTTACAGTAAAAGCCGTCAAATAA
- a CDS encoding glutaredoxin family protein codes for MARIIKFEKNDCAPCAQVSAYLDQKGIQYETINPFDQPELAVKFKVRTVPTVIVLEDEEIKSRIIGFKPEELASIAQ; via the coding sequence ATGGCAAGAATCATCAAATTTGAAAAAAATGACTGTGCACCATGTGCACAAGTATCGGCATACCTCGATCAGAAAGGTATTCAGTACGAGACTATCAATCCTTTTGATCAGCCAGAGTTAGCTGTCAAGTTTAAAGTTCGTACTGTTCCTACCGTCATCGTATTGGAAGACGAAGAGATTAAAAGCCGTATCATTGGATTTAAGCCGGAAGAATTAGCGTCTATTGCACAATAA
- the nrdI gene encoding class Ib ribonucleoside-diphosphate reductase assembly flavoprotein NrdI — translation MVHIYYDSKTGNVQRFMDKLTQITGWQGHKISEDLEVKEPGHLVTFTTNFGQVPEQTLLFMKRASAMINSVTSSGNRNWGRNFGLAADKIAADFDIPLAFKFELSGTMEDINQFIDIIKNHNYDSERGSKKLDIA, via the coding sequence ATGGTACACATCTACTACGACTCTAAAACCGGCAACGTACAACGTTTTATGGACAAGCTGACCCAGATCACCGGTTGGCAGGGACATAAGATCTCAGAAGATCTGGAAGTAAAAGAACCCGGACATCTGGTCACGTTTACCACCAATTTCGGACAAGTCCCGGAGCAGACGCTGTTATTTATGAAAAGAGCATCTGCAATGATCAACTCCGTTACATCTAGCGGAAACCGCAATTGGGGTAGAAATTTCGGTCTTGCAGCAGACAAAATAGCTGCAGACTTTGACATCCCACTGGCATTCAAATTTGAATTGTCAGGAACGATGGAAGATATTAATCAATTTATTGACATCATAAAGAATCATAACTATGATAGCGAACGAGGTAGCAAAAAGCTGGATATTGCTTAA
- the nrdE gene encoding class 1b ribonucleoside-diphosphate reductase subunit alpha: protein MIANEVAKSWILLNNEIMIKHDDEYSLDKDKEAVRAYFLEYVNKNTVFFYTLKEKIDYLIEQNYYINFYEWFTFEQMEEVFNFVYAKKFRFQSFMSAFKFFQSYALRDDSGEKFLERYEDRVVAVALFLAREEGVAKAIEYAEIFINQEYQPATPTFLNAGKKRSGELVSCFLDEIGDNLNGIGYAVDSAMKLSSIGGGVSFNISKIRARGEAIKGVEGRAGGVLPIMKIMEDTFSYANQLGQRPGAGAVYLNIFHSDIEEFLDCKKINVDEKVRIKSLSIGIIVPDKFMELAEKDEAAYLIYPHTVMQEYGQYLDELDMDLMYEELITNPNIKKKKINARHLLVKIAQTQKESGYPYIFFKENANREHALNGLGKVKFSNLCTEIMQVSEVSDINIYGKEDTIRYGISCNLGSLNVATVMDNKRIKETVKTAMRALTVVSDVTDIEMVPSIAKANRELHSVGLGAMNLHGFLAKSFIMYESDEALDFANTFFMMMNYYSLEASMEIAKERQRTFVGCEKSAYADGTYFDKYLNRDYMPKSDKVKELFEGMHIPTIEDWAQLKEQVKEHGVYHAYRLAIAPNQSTSYIMNATASVMPIVDIIEVREYGDSTTYYPMPYLTNDNYFYFKSAYDMDQMKVLRLISVIQRHIDQGVSTILHTNSKDSTRDLAKYYIYAHKLGLKSLYYTRTRKSTIDECVSCSA, encoded by the coding sequence ATGATAGCGAACGAGGTAGCAAAAAGCTGGATATTGCTTAATAATGAAATCATGATCAAACATGATGACGAGTATAGCTTAGATAAAGACAAAGAAGCTGTACGCGCCTATTTCTTGGAATATGTAAACAAGAATACGGTATTCTTCTATACATTGAAAGAGAAGATTGATTATCTGATTGAACAGAATTACTACATCAATTTTTACGAATGGTTCACATTCGAACAAATGGAAGAGGTGTTTAATTTTGTATACGCTAAGAAATTCCGCTTTCAATCCTTCATGAGTGCATTCAAATTCTTTCAGAGTTATGCACTGCGTGATGATTCAGGTGAAAAATTCCTGGAGCGTTACGAAGACCGCGTAGTGGCGGTAGCGCTATTCTTAGCACGTGAAGAAGGTGTCGCTAAAGCGATCGAATATGCCGAGATATTTATCAATCAGGAATATCAACCTGCTACCCCGACTTTCCTGAATGCCGGTAAAAAACGTTCCGGAGAGCTGGTATCCTGTTTCCTTGATGAAATCGGTGACAACCTTAACGGTATCGGTTATGCTGTAGATTCTGCAATGAAATTATCATCAATCGGTGGTGGTGTCTCTTTCAATATTTCCAAAATCCGTGCTCGTGGTGAAGCGATCAAAGGTGTGGAAGGAAGAGCAGGAGGTGTACTTCCGATCATGAAGATCATGGAAGACACGTTCTCATACGCTAACCAGTTAGGACAACGTCCTGGTGCCGGAGCCGTATACCTGAATATCTTCCACTCGGATATTGAAGAGTTTCTGGATTGTAAAAAGATCAACGTTGACGAAAAAGTACGTATCAAATCGCTGTCTATCGGTATCATCGTTCCTGATAAATTCATGGAACTGGCTGAAAAAGACGAAGCAGCTTACCTGATCTATCCGCATACCGTAATGCAGGAGTATGGTCAGTATCTGGACGAATTAGATATGGATCTGATGTACGAGGAACTGATTACCAATCCAAACATCAAGAAGAAAAAAATCAATGCACGTCACTTACTGGTGAAAATTGCACAAACGCAAAAAGAATCCGGATATCCTTATATCTTCTTCAAGGAAAATGCAAATCGTGAGCATGCCCTGAACGGATTGGGTAAAGTGAAATTCTCTAACCTGTGTACAGAGATCATGCAGGTATCAGAAGTTTCAGATATCAACATCTATGGTAAAGAAGATACCATCCGTTATGGCATTTCCTGTAACCTGGGCTCGTTGAACGTAGCAACAGTAATGGACAACAAACGCATCAAAGAAACTGTTAAAACAGCAATGCGCGCCCTGACAGTTGTATCTGATGTAACAGATATCGAAATGGTTCCGTCCATTGCCAAAGCAAACCGCGAATTACATTCGGTAGGTCTGGGAGCAATGAATCTGCACGGATTCCTGGCAAAAAGCTTTATCATGTACGAATCTGATGAAGCATTAGATTTTGCGAATACGTTCTTTATGATGATGAACTACTATTCTTTGGAAGCCTCTATGGAAATTGCCAAAGAACGTCAGAGAACATTTGTAGGATGTGAAAAATCAGCATATGCAGACGGTACTTATTTCGACAAATACCTGAACAGAGACTATATGCCTAAATCGGACAAAGTCAAAGAACTATTCGAAGGTATGCATATCCCTACTATTGAAGATTGGGCACAACTGAAAGAACAGGTAAAAGAACATGGTGTATACCACGCTTACCGTCTGGCAATCGCACCTAACCAGTCTACATCATATATCATGAATGCGACTGCATCAGTAATGCCGATTGTAGATATTATTGAAGTACGTGAATACGGAGACAGTACAACCTACTATCCGATGCCATACCTGACAAACGACAACTACTTCTACTTCAAATCGGCATACGATATGGACCAGATGAAAGTATTGCGTCTGATCTCGGTTATCCAGCGTCATATTGATCAGGGAGTATCTACTATCCTTCACACGAACTCGAAAGATTCGACACGTGATCTGGCAAAATATTATATCTATGCACATAAATTAGGATTGAAATCCCTTTATTATACACGTACACGTAAATCTACTATTGATGAGTGTGTATCATGTTCAGCATAA
- the nrdF gene encoding class 1b ribonucleoside-diphosphate reductase subunit beta, translating into MNRKIRAVNWNTPDNDYALMFWEQNIKQFWIDTEYIPSKDIDSWKGLSWDMKECYKKALGGLTLLDTLQSHTGMPKIIDHIDSLQNKAVLSYMCMMEAIHAKSYSTIFTTVSTTNEINDVFGWVEQNKHLQFKAQTIDKYYRSIDKEDPTDEELFMALGASVLLESFLFYSGFFLPLWLCGQGQMVASADIIKKIIADESIHGVFVGLIAQDIFRRIPNKEEVKARFLTLLNELYENELKYTEEIYTVVGLTAEVKEYVRYNGNKALMNLGFDPIFEVKQVNPIVLNGLNTETTQHDFFSKKSTNYEKATEIVHLMNEDFQMDATVNV; encoded by the coding sequence ATGAACAGAAAAATTAGAGCGGTAAACTGGAATACCCCGGACAATGATTATGCATTAATGTTCTGGGAGCAGAATATAAAACAGTTCTGGATCGATACCGAATACATTCCTTCAAAAGATATTGACAGCTGGAAAGGTCTGAGCTGGGATATGAAAGAATGTTACAAAAAAGCATTAGGCGGACTGACATTATTAGATACATTACAAAGTCACACCGGAATGCCGAAAATCATTGATCATATCGATTCTTTGCAGAATAAAGCTGTATTGTCTTATATGTGTATGATGGAAGCAATCCATGCCAAATCATATTCTACTATTTTCACGACCGTATCTACGACAAATGAAATCAATGATGTGTTCGGATGGGTAGAGCAGAATAAGCATCTTCAGTTTAAAGCGCAGACTATCGACAAATATTACCGTTCTATTGATAAAGAAGATCCTACTGACGAAGAATTGTTCATGGCTCTGGGAGCTTCCGTACTATTAGAATCATTCCTGTTCTACTCCGGTTTCTTCCTGCCACTTTGGTTATGTGGACAAGGTCAGATGGTAGCTTCAGCAGATATCATCAAGAAGATCATTGCAGACGAATCTATCCACGGTGTATTCGTAGGATTAATTGCACAGGATATTTTCAGACGTATTCCGAATAAAGAAGAAGTTAAAGCCCGTTTCCTTACCCTATTAAACGAGCTCTATGAAAATGAATTAAAATACACAGAAGAAATCTATACAGTTGTAGGATTAACAGCAGAAGTAAAAGAATATGTACGTTACAATGGTAACAAAGCGTTGATGAACTTAGGTTTCGATCCGATTTTTGAAGTAAAACAAGTCAACCCAATCGTTCTGAATGGTTTGAATACAGAAACAACACAACATGACTTCTTCTCTAAAAAATCAACGAATTACGAGAAAGCAACTGAAATCGTACACTTGATGAATGAAGACTTCCAGATGGATGCAACAGTAAATGTATAA
- the hutG gene encoding formimidoylglutamase, with protein sequence MGYLQNEDYQPGNALLWQGRTDGSDDAYLRWHQVVQCIDLSGEVKLSPGSYVLLGFCSDEGVRRNSGRVGAAQGPKSIREVLRNLPVHHDAEVTVYDGGDILCTAGNLERAQQQLSLVIRQVLELGCFAIVLGGGHEVTYAHFQGVSQSVGKLKEIGIINFDAHFDLREPVDGIATSGTGFFQIAEDLHKQGKQLHYLALGIQKISNTKVLFETANEFGATYITADEMGNSFQQEHILLQLEQFIAKVDCIYMTIDLDVFAAAYAPGVSATAFCGILPDQHFFKLFNTILNSGKLRSYDIAELNPVFDVDNRTAKLAADLIFKSVSG encoded by the coding sequence ATGGGATATTTACAGAACGAAGATTACCAGCCCGGGAATGCCCTTTTGTGGCAGGGAAGGACTGATGGCTCTGATGATGCTTATCTGCGTTGGCATCAGGTTGTTCAATGTATTGATCTTTCGGGTGAAGTGAAGCTGTCACCAGGAAGCTATGTCTTGCTTGGATTCTGTAGTGATGAGGGTGTAAGACGTAATTCAGGCCGGGTGGGTGCTGCACAGGGACCAAAATCTATCCGCGAGGTACTGCGTAATCTTCCTGTACATCATGATGCAGAAGTAACTGTATATGATGGAGGGGATATCTTGTGTACAGCAGGTAATCTGGAGCGGGCGCAGCAACAGCTCAGTTTAGTGATTCGACAGGTTTTGGAGCTTGGTTGTTTTGCGATTGTACTTGGAGGTGGACATGAAGTCACCTACGCACATTTTCAGGGTGTATCTCAATCTGTCGGAAAATTGAAGGAAATCGGTATTATTAATTTTGATGCACATTTTGATTTACGTGAACCTGTAGACGGGATTGCAACTTCGGGCACAGGTTTCTTTCAGATAGCTGAGGATTTGCACAAGCAGGGTAAACAATTACATTATCTGGCACTTGGCATTCAGAAAATCAGCAATACAAAGGTTTTGTTTGAGACAGCAAATGAGTTTGGTGCCACTTATATCACTGCTGATGAGATGGGGAATTCTTTTCAACAGGAACATATACTTCTTCAGTTGGAACAGTTTATAGCAAAAGTAGATTGTATTTATATGACGATCGATCTGGATGTGTTTGCTGCAGCGTATGCTCCGGGAGTAAGTGCTACTGCTTTTTGTGGGATTTTACCGGATCAGCATTTTTTTAAGCTGTTTAATACTATTCTGAACAGTGGCAAGTTAAGATCCTATGATATTGCTGAACTTAATCCTGTATTTGATGTGGATAACAGGACGGCGAAACTGGCCGCTGACCTGATCTTTAAATCAGTATCGGGATAA
- a CDS encoding urocanate hydratase: protein MTFQEEILQGIPAELPVERSRNSKVSHAPKRKDILNKEEKKLALRNALRYFPKEWHAVLGKEFLEELEHYGRIYMYRFMPSYDLYARPVTEYPAKSRHAAAIMLMIQNNLDPAVAQHPEELITYGGNGAVFQNWAQYRLTMQYLANMEDNQTLHMYSGHPMGLFPSSTFAPRVIVTNGMMIPNYSKPDDWERYNALGVTQYGQMTAGSYMYIGPQGIVHGTTITVMNALRKKLKAGEDTKGKVFLTSGLGGMSGAQPKAGNIARCITVCAEVNPDAAHKRHKQGWVDELYEDIDTLVVRLKSAIAQQEVVSLAYIGNVVDLWERFYEEEIFVTVGSDQTSLHNPWSGGYYPVEISFEDANRMLAEEPELFRQKVKETLVRHVEAINKHTGRGTYFFDYGNAFLLESGRAGADVFAANGTDFRYSSYVQDILGPMCFDYGFGPFRWVCTSGLEADLQLTDQLALEVMQELQADAPQDIVQQLEDNIQWIKAAQANKLVVGSQARILYADAEGRIKIAQKFNEAVRIGRLSAPVVLGRDHHDVSGTDSPYRETSNIYDGSKFTADMAIHNVIGDSFRGASWVSIHNGGGVGWGEVINGGFGMVLDGTSEADEKLVQMLFFDVNNGIARRAWARNPEALSAIERELQRSKQLQITRASLVDDAVIDHLF, encoded by the coding sequence ATGACATTTCAGGAAGAGATCTTACAAGGTATTCCAGCGGAATTGCCGGTAGAAAGAAGCAGAAATAGTAAAGTGAGCCATGCGCCAAAGCGTAAGGATATACTGAATAAAGAAGAGAAGAAACTTGCTTTGCGGAATGCATTGCGCTATTTTCCAAAAGAATGGCATGCTGTATTGGGTAAAGAATTTTTAGAAGAACTTGAACACTACGGGCGTATTTATATGTATCGTTTTATGCCTTCTTATGATCTCTATGCAAGACCTGTAACGGAATATCCTGCTAAAAGCCGTCATGCGGCTGCTATTATGCTGATGATTCAGAATAATCTGGATCCTGCCGTGGCGCAGCATCCGGAGGAACTGATTACATACGGGGGTAACGGGGCTGTGTTTCAGAACTGGGCACAATACAGACTTACAATGCAATATCTGGCTAATATGGAAGATAATCAGACTCTGCATATGTATAGCGGACATCCGATGGGTTTGTTTCCTTCCTCTACTTTTGCTCCACGTGTCATCGTGACAAATGGTATGATGATACCTAATTATTCTAAACCGGATGATTGGGAACGTTATAATGCCTTAGGAGTCACGCAATACGGACAGATGACTGCAGGATCTTATATGTATATCGGTCCGCAGGGTATTGTGCACGGCACGACGATCACGGTAATGAATGCATTGCGTAAAAAGCTGAAAGCAGGCGAAGACACGAAAGGAAAAGTTTTTCTGACATCTGGTCTGGGAGGAATGAGCGGCGCACAGCCAAAGGCCGGAAATATTGCCCGCTGTATTACGGTGTGTGCAGAGGTAAATCCGGATGCTGCTCACAAGCGACATAAACAGGGTTGGGTGGATGAATTATATGAGGATATCGATACACTGGTTGTGCGATTAAAATCGGCAATAGCGCAGCAGGAGGTCGTTTCATTAGCCTATATTGGTAATGTGGTGGATCTGTGGGAACGATTTTATGAAGAAGAAATCTTTGTGACAGTTGGCAGTGATCAGACTTCTCTGCATAATCCCTGGTCGGGTGGTTATTATCCGGTGGAAATTAGTTTTGAAGATGCAAACCGTATGCTTGCAGAGGAACCGGAGCTGTTTAGGCAGAAGGTAAAAGAAACACTGGTAAGACATGTGGAAGCGATCAATAAGCATACCGGAAGAGGAACATATTTCTTCGACTATGGAAATGCGTTTCTTCTGGAATCCGGTCGGGCAGGTGCAGATGTATTTGCAGCAAATGGTACAGATTTCAGGTACTCTTCATATGTACAGGATATTTTGGGGCCTATGTGTTTTGATTATGGTTTCGGGCCATTCAGATGGGTGTGTACCTCAGGGCTTGAAGCTGATCTTCAATTGACGGATCAACTGGCACTTGAGGTTATGCAGGAGTTGCAGGCCGATGCTCCTCAGGATATCGTACAGCAGCTGGAAGATAATATACAATGGATTAAGGCTGCACAGGCGAATAAACTTGTGGTAGGTTCTCAGGCTCGTATATTGTATGCGGATGCGGAAGGAAGGATAAAAATTGCGCAGAAATTTAATGAGGCAGTGAGAATCGGGCGGTTGTCTGCTCCGGTAGTTCTTGGACGGGACCATCACGATGTGAGCGGTACGGATTCTCCTTACAGAGAGACGAGCAATATCTATGATGGCAGTAAATTTACTGCAGATATGGCGATACATAATGTGATTGGTGATAGTTTCCGTGGCGCAAGCTGGGTTTCTATTCACAATGGCGGAGGTGTCGGTTGGGGAGAAGTGATCAATGGCGGATTCGGAATGGTTCTTGACGGAACTTCTGAGGCTGATGAAAAATTAGTACAGATGTTATTTTTTGATGTAAATAACGGTATCGCCAGACGTGCCTGGGCTCGCAATCCGGAAGCCTTATCTGCGATAGAACGTGAATTGCAACGTTCCAAGCAGTTGCAGATTACACGCGCTTCCCTGGTGGATGATGCTGTTATTGATCATTTATTCTAA